In one Carassius carassius chromosome 48, fCarCar2.1, whole genome shotgun sequence genomic region, the following are encoded:
- the LOC132131667 gene encoding uncharacterized protein LOC132131667: protein MEGDSVTLHTGIKKTLEDRIRWYFNETRIAQINGDPSKTCTDVQCNEGTERFRDRLKLDHQTGSLTITNTRPTDLGVYQLKIFSSSSISEKTFSVSVRGVSAAQRDEMMRKSVKEGESVTLDPAVMKNPNHVMTWYFNDTRLAQITGEPNKTCTDFHCPERFRDRLKLDLQTGSLTITNTRTTDSGLYKLQISSGHRRRRSISSVKSFDVTVINSGLSPAAVAGICVVLLLASAAAAVIYFRHRRTFEKIPTSDKS, encoded by the exons atggagggagattcagtcactcttcACACTGGTATTAAAAAAACCCTGGAAGACAGAATTAGATGGTATTTCAATGAGACTCGCATCGCTCAAATTAATGGAGATCCCAGTAAGACCTGTACAGATGTTCAGTGTAATGAAGGtactgagagattcagagacagactgaagcttgatcatcagactggatctctgaccatcacgaACACCAGACCCACAGATTTGGGAGTTTATCAACTGAAGatcttcagcagcagcagcatcagtgAAAAGACCTTCAGCGTTTCTGTCCGTG gtgtttcTGCTGCTCAACGAGATGAAATGATGAGAAAGTCAGTGAAGGAGGGAGAATCTGTTACTTTAGATCCTGCTGTAATGAAAAACCCAAATCATGTGATGACATGGTATTTTAATGACACTCGCCTCGCTCAAATCACTGGAGAGCCCAATAAGACCTGCACTGATTTTCATTGtcctgagagattcagagacagactgaagctggatcttcagactggatctctgaccatcacaaacaccagaaccacagactctggactttataaacTACAGATCAGCAGCGGTCATCGTCGTCGCCGCAGCATCAGCAGTGTAAAGAGCTTCGACGTTACTGTCATCA ATTCAGGTCTGTCTCCAGCTGCTGTAGCAGGAATATGTGTTGTTCTTCTGCTGGCGTCTGCAGCAGCTGCTGTGATTTACTTTCGCCACAGGAG gacattCGAGAAGATCCCAACTTCAGACAAATCTTAA